One Methylosarcina fibrata AML-C10 DNA segment encodes these proteins:
- a CDS encoding leucyl aminopeptidase encodes MDYSIETAAPETLQYDCIIVGVYQDMQLSPSAIALNDSTRGLITAIMSHGDLSGKNGETVLINFVPDSQIERILVVGLGKKEILSQKNYRKALAAAIAGLKKTPIQSAACCLAECDVAKADLQWKTRQIVEVFNDAVYQFVHLKSDKETESKLQKVAVTASEDQRSLAEAGLAQGQAIAAAVDLTKFLADLPGNVCTPTYLAEQAVEIGKKHDKITVHVLEESDMKELGMGSLLSVSRGSRQPPKLITLEYHGGDKNSKPIVLIGKGLTFDAGGISLKPGLGMDEMKYDMCGGAAVLATVQAAAQLQLPLNVVGLVPASENLPDGNANKPGDIVTSLSGKTIEVLNTDAEGRLILCDTLTYAERYHPDVVIDLATLTGACLVALGRVPSGLLGNDDGLCNDLIAAGESASDSLWRLPLWEEYQELLKSNFADMANIGGKDAGTITAACFLSRFAENFRWAHLDIAGTAWRTGPTKGATGRPVPLLCQYLISRSAQA; translated from the coding sequence ATGGATTATTCTATTGAAACCGCAGCGCCTGAAACTCTGCAATATGATTGCATTATTGTCGGCGTTTACCAAGATATGCAGCTTAGCCCGTCGGCGATTGCTCTGAACGACAGTACCCGGGGATTGATAACCGCCATTATGAGCCATGGGGATCTGAGCGGGAAGAACGGCGAAACCGTACTGATCAATTTCGTGCCGGATAGTCAAATTGAACGTATTTTAGTGGTCGGGTTGGGCAAAAAGGAAATTCTATCACAAAAAAATTACCGCAAGGCGCTGGCCGCCGCAATTGCCGGCCTCAAGAAAACCCCGATCCAATCGGCGGCGTGTTGCCTGGCCGAGTGCGACGTGGCCAAGGCCGACCTGCAATGGAAAACCCGCCAAATCGTCGAAGTATTCAATGATGCCGTTTATCAGTTCGTGCATCTGAAATCGGACAAGGAAACCGAAAGCAAACTGCAGAAGGTCGCCGTCACTGCATCCGAAGACCAGCGTAGCCTGGCCGAGGCGGGCCTGGCGCAAGGGCAGGCGATCGCCGCCGCGGTCGATTTGACCAAGTTTCTCGCCGATCTGCCGGGCAATGTTTGTACGCCGACTTATCTTGCCGAGCAAGCGGTCGAAATCGGCAAGAAACACGACAAAATAACCGTCCATGTCCTGGAAGAGAGCGACATGAAGGAGCTGGGCATGGGCTCCCTGTTGTCGGTTTCTCGCGGCAGCCGCCAGCCTCCCAAACTGATTACTCTCGAATATCACGGCGGCGACAAAAACAGCAAGCCCATTGTGCTGATCGGCAAGGGGCTCACCTTCGATGCGGGCGGCATTTCCCTGAAGCCGGGCCTCGGCATGGATGAAATGAAATACGACATGTGCGGCGGCGCGGCCGTGCTGGCCACCGTGCAGGCGGCCGCGCAATTGCAGTTGCCGTTGAACGTCGTCGGCCTGGTTCCGGCTTCGGAAAACCTTCCCGACGGCAACGCCAACAAACCGGGCGACATCGTCACCAGTCTGTCCGGAAAAACGATCGAAGTATTGAACACCGACGCCGAAGGAAGGCTGATCCTTTGCGATACGCTGACGTATGCGGAAAGATATCATCCCGACGTGGTGATCGATCTGGCCACGCTGACCGGCGCATGCCTGGTGGCTCTGGGCCGGGTGCCGAGCGGCTTGCTCGGGAACGACGACGGTCTTTGCAACGATCTGATCGCGGCCGGCGAATCGGCCAGCGATAGCCTCTGGCGTCTGCCTTTGTGGGAAGAATATCAGGAGCTTCTGAAGTCCAACTTTGCCGACATGGCCAATATCGGCGGCAAGGACGCCGGAACGATTACCGCCGCCTGCTTTTTGTCCCGGTTTGCCGAGAATTTCCGTTGGGCGCACCTGGACATTGCCGGAACCGCCTGGCGAACGGGCCCCACCAAGGGCGCTACCGGACGGCCGGTGCCTTTGTTGTGCCAATATCTGATCTCCCGAAGCGCTCAGGCCTAG
- the lptF gene encoding LPS export ABC transporter permease LptF produces MIATDILQTLFSVWLVVVIIIVSRKFIKVLEQAVEGQISNETLMKIFGLKTLVAGIEFLPAALFMAILMVLGRMYRDQEMSAISSAGGGSGTIYRAVFLVVFPLSMLAVGLSLYSSPWAEDRMEHLMSQDEQSSDVRGVAEGKFSEYSQGDLVFYVEKISDDKEMHSVFVQQKQGTDLGIINAESARLKDLSDGRYVVFKDGERVQGQPGRQDFIIEQFAEYGVRIEEREASIRFNRAAVKTEVLWHSPISHDQAELQRRISIPLGMLLLSFLAVPLAQISPRGGVYGNMMVGFLIYFSYGNLIRTSQAWIVKGTVSAGMGGFGVNFLMLLIGMVLLARLYGWQWLVVRIKEKVFKWAY; encoded by the coding sequence ATGATCGCTACGGACATCCTGCAGACTCTGTTCTCGGTCTGGTTGGTCGTCGTGATTATCATCGTCAGCAGAAAATTCATCAAAGTGCTGGAGCAAGCGGTAGAAGGCCAGATTTCCAATGAAACCCTGATGAAAATTTTCGGTTTGAAAACTCTGGTGGCCGGCATCGAATTTTTACCGGCCGCGCTGTTCATGGCCATCCTGATGGTTTTAGGAAGAATGTACAGAGATCAGGAAATGTCGGCCATCTCTTCCGCCGGCGGCGGTTCCGGAACCATTTACCGGGCCGTTTTTTTAGTCGTGTTTCCGCTATCCATGCTGGCGGTCGGCCTGTCGCTGTACAGTTCTCCCTGGGCCGAAGACCGGATGGAACACTTGATGTCGCAGGACGAACAATCCTCCGACGTCCGGGGCGTCGCCGAAGGCAAATTCAGCGAATACAGCCAGGGCGACCTAGTCTTCTATGTGGAAAAAATTTCCGACGACAAAGAAATGCATTCCGTTTTCGTACAGCAAAAACAGGGCACGGACCTGGGCATCATTAATGCCGAATCGGCTCGGTTGAAGGATCTGTCCGACGGCCGTTACGTCGTTTTCAAAGACGGCGAGCGCGTGCAGGGCCAACCCGGGCGGCAGGATTTCATCATCGAACAATTTGCCGAATACGGGGTAAGGATCGAGGAAAGGGAAGCGTCGATCCGATTCAACCGGGCCGCGGTAAAAACCGAAGTCTTGTGGCATTCGCCTATTAGCCATGACCAGGCCGAGCTGCAGCGCCGCATCTCGATACCGCTGGGCATGCTGCTGCTCAGCTTTCTCGCCGTTCCGCTGGCGCAGATTTCGCCGCGGGGTGGCGTTTACGGCAACATGATGGTCGGCTTCCTGATTTATTTTAGCTACGGCAATCTCATTCGCACCAGCCAGGCCTGGATTGTCAAAGGCACCGTTTCCGCGGGCATGGGCGGTTTCGGAGTGAATTTTTTAATGTTGTTGATCGGTATGGTCTTATTGGCAAGACTGTACGGATGGCAATGGCTTGTTGTCAGAATCAAGGAAAAGGTGTTCAAGTGGGCGTACTGA
- the lptG gene encoding LPS export ABC transporter permease LptG — MGVLTGYIVREILKGSAIAVLFILTLFNLFTFSDELKSLGQGDYGLKQIFLYLALTSPRVFYELVPASALLGSLFILGAMGNNRELIAMQAAGLSVPRIILAVMAAGTIMVMVSLSVGELIAPMTERQAQLLKVTAKHQDVLKQTRYGIWMREGKKFINVRRIEDNGSLADIHIHELDDNNRLVGTLYAERAVYLGRQQWKLIHISETEFSHEKVSSSVQNEEIIKSSIAPDILKIAVVSPDNLSLVDLALYINFLKKNHQKSQIFEMAFWSRLVNPFITFVMLLVSTPFVIGVKRGVSVGARMMIGVVIGMGFNIIDRIVGHIGLIYELNPVVMAVAPSLTFFLLAMLALRRSVY; from the coding sequence GTGGGCGTACTGACAGGCTACATCGTCAGAGAAATATTAAAAGGGTCGGCCATTGCCGTCCTGTTTATTTTGACTCTATTCAATTTGTTCACCTTCAGTGACGAACTCAAATCCCTGGGTCAGGGCGATTACGGCCTGAAACAGATTTTTCTTTATCTTGCCCTGACCTCGCCCCGGGTCTTTTATGAACTGGTGCCGGCGTCGGCCTTGTTGGGCAGCTTGTTCATCCTCGGCGCCATGGGCAATAACCGCGAGCTGATCGCCATGCAGGCGGCGGGCCTATCGGTTCCCAGAATCATCCTCGCCGTGATGGCGGCGGGAACGATCATGGTCATGGTTTCGCTATCGGTGGGCGAATTAATAGCGCCCATGACCGAACGCCAGGCGCAGCTTCTCAAGGTCACGGCCAAACACCAGGATGTACTCAAGCAGACCCGCTACGGCATCTGGATGCGCGAAGGCAAAAAATTCATCAACGTCAGGCGAATCGAAGACAACGGCAGCCTGGCCGACATCCATATCCACGAACTGGACGACAATAACCGACTGGTCGGAACGCTGTATGCCGAACGCGCCGTTTATCTAGGCCGGCAGCAGTGGAAACTGATCCATATCAGCGAAACGGAATTCTCTCATGAAAAAGTTTCCTCCAGCGTTCAAAACGAGGAGATCATCAAGTCTTCCATTGCGCCCGATATTCTGAAAATTGCCGTGGTCAGCCCGGACAATTTATCCCTGGTCGATCTGGCCTTGTATATCAATTTTTTGAAAAAGAATCATCAAAAATCGCAGATCTTCGAGATGGCTTTCTGGAGCCGCCTGGTCAATCCTTTCATCACCTTCGTCATGCTCCTGGTGTCGACTCCTTTCGTGATCGGCGTCAAGCGCGGCGTCAGCGTCGGCGCGCGGATGATGATCGGCGTGGTCATCGGCATGGGCTTCAACATCATCGACAGAATCGTGGGGCATATCGGCCTGATCTATGAACTCAACCCGGTGGTGATGGCCGTCGCCCCGAGCCTGACTTTTTTTCTGCTGGCCATGCTGGCTTTAAGGCGCTCCGTTTACTGA
- a CDS encoding DUF1097 domain-containing protein, which translates to MDKLTALSLSIGVLAGVATFLAVGPLSGFFFIWAATIAWAAYFALGANEAALKNTIICGIFGVFMAWLTAILLTNIPSTAVLGFPLMAAITVTVAVVVLCLAARLPQLAAIPASVFGYSSTFAYLLQTPDQLTQNSLLGVSFSNPLVIISVSFIIGTYFGQFSAQWAAKMTSES; encoded by the coding sequence ATGGACAAATTAACAGCATTATCCTTGAGTATCGGCGTACTGGCGGGTGTCGCCACGTTTCTGGCGGTCGGTCCGTTGAGCGGCTTTTTTTTCATCTGGGCGGCAACGATCGCCTGGGCTGCTTATTTTGCCCTGGGTGCCAATGAGGCGGCATTGAAAAATACGATCATCTGCGGAATTTTCGGGGTGTTCATGGCCTGGCTGACGGCCATACTGCTGACCAACATACCTTCCACGGCCGTACTCGGGTTTCCGCTTATGGCGGCCATTACCGTGACCGTTGCGGTCGTAGTGCTGTGTCTTGCGGCGAGGCTTCCCCAACTGGCCGCCATACCCGCCAGCGTCTTCGGTTATTCGTCGACCTTTGCCTATCTTCTGCAAACGCCCGACCAACTGACCCAGAACAGCTTGCTCGGCGTTTCTTTCAGCAATCCTCTGGTGATTATTTCCGTTTCTTTTATTATCGGCACTTATTTCGGTCAATTTTCCGCTCAATGGGCCGCGAAAATGACCAGTGAGTCGTAA